One window of Cupriavidus oxalaticus genomic DNA carries:
- a CDS encoding amino acid--[acyl-carrier-protein] ligase, whose amino-acid sequence MDDTSNTCTPDENASPVAGDHFFHAVPVRDPDLGRRAYRQALIDARVLFPTKVDGIYGRSALFEGIADGLNLAIGKLGADQHAEVMRFPPAMPREDFEASEYLKSFPQLAGTVHCFCGGEREHHRLLARVEHGENWAEQQRPTEVVLAPAACYPVYPVVADRGPMPRGGLVVDVLTYCFRHEPSIDPARMQMFRQREYVRLGTAEQIVEFRQTWMERGQKLASMLGLPHEVDIANDPFFGRGGKIVADSQRELKLKFELLVPINDGAPPTACMSFNYHMDHFAHAWPLRTDDGALAHTGCVGFGIERLTLALLRHHGFELARWPQRVRDVLGGI is encoded by the coding sequence ATGGACGACACCAGCAACACTTGCACGCCCGACGAGAACGCATCACCTGTTGCGGGTGATCATTTTTTCCACGCCGTACCGGTGCGGGATCCGGACCTCGGCCGTCGTGCCTACCGGCAGGCGCTCATCGATGCCCGCGTGCTCTTTCCGACCAAGGTCGATGGCATTTATGGTCGCAGCGCGCTGTTCGAAGGCATTGCCGATGGATTGAACCTCGCCATCGGCAAGCTCGGAGCCGACCAGCATGCGGAAGTGATGCGATTTCCTCCCGCGATGCCGCGCGAGGATTTCGAAGCGAGCGAATACCTCAAGAGTTTTCCGCAACTGGCGGGGACGGTGCATTGCTTCTGTGGCGGCGAACGGGAACATCACCGTCTGCTCGCCCGTGTGGAACACGGTGAGAACTGGGCGGAGCAGCAGCGACCGACCGAAGTGGTGCTGGCACCCGCCGCGTGCTATCCGGTCTACCCGGTAGTGGCCGACCGCGGGCCGATGCCCCGTGGCGGCCTCGTGGTCGACGTGCTGACGTATTGCTTCCGCCATGAGCCCTCCATCGACCCCGCACGCATGCAGATGTTCCGCCAGCGCGAGTACGTGCGGCTCGGGACAGCCGAGCAGATTGTCGAATTCCGCCAGACATGGATGGAGCGTGGCCAGAAGCTGGCCAGCATGCTCGGGTTGCCGCACGAGGTGGATATTGCGAACGATCCGTTCTTCGGTCGTGGCGGCAAGATCGTCGCGGACAGTCAGCGTGAACTCAAACTGAAGTTTGAGCTGCTGGTGCCGATCAACGATGGCGCGCCCCCGACCGCTTGCATGAGTTTCAACTATCACATGGATCATTTCGCCCATGCGTGGCCGCTGCGCACCGATGACGGGGCGCTGGCCCATACCGGCTGCGTGGGCTTCGGCATCGAGCGCCTGACGCTGGCTTTACTGCGCCATCACGGCTTCGAACTGGCGCGCTGGCCGCAACGCGTGCGCGATGTGCTCGGAGGCATCTAG
- a CDS encoding Crp/Fnr family transcriptional regulator: MITHRSELHVNHLLSALPRGEWEALAQHFELVRLRAGELLTDSGQRIVHVYFPTTAVVSLLSLLEDGATVEIAAVGHEGLVGIPVVTGGDTMPSRVEVRSPGLAYRIPARMLRAELPRLPTLQRVTLLYVQAMLTQIAQTAACNRHHSLNKQLCRWLLLAIDRLSSNELVITQQVIANMLGVRREGVTEAAGKLEDLGLIHHSRGHITVLDRCGLEKHSCECYKLVKREYDRLLPALASA; the protein is encoded by the coding sequence ATGATTACGCATCGGTCGGAACTGCATGTCAATCACCTGCTCAGCGCGTTGCCGCGTGGCGAGTGGGAAGCGCTGGCCCAGCATTTCGAGCTGGTCCGGCTGCGCGCCGGGGAGTTGCTCACCGATTCCGGCCAGCGCATCGTCCACGTCTACTTTCCAACCACGGCAGTGGTTTCGCTGCTGTCGCTGCTCGAAGACGGCGCGACCGTCGAGATCGCCGCGGTCGGCCATGAAGGGCTGGTCGGGATCCCGGTGGTCACCGGCGGCGACACCATGCCCAGCCGCGTCGAAGTGCGCAGCCCCGGCCTGGCCTACCGCATTCCCGCACGCATGCTGCGCGCCGAGCTGCCGCGCCTGCCCACGCTGCAGCGCGTGACGCTGCTGTACGTGCAGGCGATGCTGACGCAGATCGCACAGACCGCCGCGTGCAACCGCCACCACTCGCTGAACAAGCAGCTGTGCCGCTGGCTGCTGCTGGCGATCGACCGGCTCAGTTCCAACGAGCTGGTGATCACGCAGCAGGTCATCGCCAACATGCTCGGCGTGCGCCGCGAAGGCGTGACCGAGGCCGCGGGCAAGCTGGAGGACCTGGGACTGATCCACCACAGCCGCGGCCATATCACGGTACTGGACCGCTGCGGCCTGGAGAAGCATTCATGCGAATGCTACAAGCTGGTCAAGCGCGAATATGACCGGCTGCTGCCCGCGCTGGCCAGCGCCTGA
- a CDS encoding polysaccharide biosynthesis tyrosine autokinase, translating to MDHMGWIVAAGVVGAGVGALVALSEPPQYRAQALVQVEGRDGGVRSVAQTQGAAGFDAGLLKSRAVVGPVVERLRLDITAQPLRAPLVGALVDRFSTPGHVRGTWPASQGYAWGGERLVVDTMTVPEDLVDQPLVFETRRDGAYRLFDHDVLLLEGRVGETASGNGITLRVDRIEAAPGTRFALTRHDLARTAEAVRKGLQVESEGAQMSASQGSAPAQPGGTVRVGWQYADRQLAAELVNGVTRAYIDGQTTKRREDAAGTLAFLSNELPRVQAELTRAEEALTRYRARTGSMAPSRDAQSFLNNSMEYQRQIAALRLERTRLLQRFTTEANEVRMVDSQIQQMTRERAEIDARMQSLSASERESVALTRDVKVAEDMYMALRTKVEQLSLMLSDSSSQLRVIDAAIAPVTPVGIGTWPFASVGALLGLCLGVAGINLRQRLRPSVASAADAEERLGMAMLGDIAFSNEQADLERQIETKRSLGIAAGFTLPTEARLGWPEPGTEVIDAVTAAAPEDKRARAERLLRQGLHDQYLLARRAPHSLAVEGLRTLRAALHFALRDAPNCLVAITSPASGAGKTFTAVNLAVLFAEAGQRVLLIDADLRRGRVADWFDQPVEPGLAEVLAGRAAIADAVRPSVVSGLFLLNRGAAPANPSELLMLPALAETLRLCAGRFDLVLVDTPPVLAVADATLVSNLAGSTLVVVRADVTAAGQVDDALKRLAHANARLAGGILNGVMPRRSNRSDFNTINPYLGMPLPKAEAKRPALTRQVNGAEKA from the coding sequence ATGGACCATATGGGCTGGATCGTCGCCGCGGGCGTTGTCGGCGCCGGCGTCGGCGCGCTGGTGGCGCTGTCCGAGCCGCCGCAATACCGTGCGCAGGCGCTGGTGCAGGTGGAGGGCCGCGACGGCGGCGTGCGCAGCGTGGCGCAGACGCAGGGCGCCGCCGGCTTCGACGCGGGGCTGCTCAAGAGCCGCGCCGTGGTCGGGCCCGTGGTGGAGCGGCTGCGCCTGGATATCACCGCGCAGCCGCTGCGCGCGCCGCTGGTGGGCGCGCTGGTCGACCGCTTTTCCACGCCCGGCCACGTGCGCGGCACCTGGCCCGCAAGCCAGGGCTATGCCTGGGGCGGCGAACGCCTGGTGGTCGACACCATGACCGTGCCCGAGGACCTGGTGGACCAGCCACTGGTGTTCGAGACGCGCCGCGACGGCGCCTACCGCCTTTTCGACCATGACGTGCTGCTGCTCGAGGGCCGTGTCGGGGAGACCGCCAGCGGCAACGGCATCACGCTGCGCGTGGACCGCATCGAGGCCGCGCCCGGCACGCGCTTCGCACTGACGCGGCATGACCTCGCGCGCACCGCCGAGGCCGTGCGCAAGGGCCTCCAGGTCGAGAGCGAAGGCGCGCAGATGTCCGCGAGTCAGGGCAGCGCACCGGCGCAGCCGGGCGGCACGGTGCGCGTGGGCTGGCAGTATGCGGACCGCCAGCTTGCTGCCGAGCTGGTCAACGGCGTCACGCGCGCCTATATCGACGGACAGACCACCAAGCGCCGCGAGGACGCCGCCGGCACGCTGGCCTTCCTGTCGAACGAATTGCCGCGCGTGCAGGCCGAGCTGACCCGTGCGGAAGAGGCGCTGACGCGCTACCGCGCGCGTACCGGCTCGATGGCGCCCAGCCGCGATGCGCAATCGTTCCTGAACAACAGCATGGAGTACCAGCGCCAGATCGCCGCGCTGCGGCTGGAGCGCACACGGCTGCTGCAGCGCTTCACCACCGAGGCCAATGAAGTGCGCATGGTCGACAGCCAGATTCAGCAGATGACGCGCGAGCGCGCCGAGATCGATGCGCGCATGCAAAGCCTGTCGGCCTCCGAGCGCGAATCGGTGGCGCTGACGCGCGACGTCAAGGTGGCCGAGGACATGTACATGGCCCTGCGCACCAAGGTCGAGCAGCTGTCGCTGATGCTGTCCGACAGCTCCAGCCAGCTGCGCGTAATCGACGCCGCGATCGCGCCGGTGACGCCGGTGGGGATCGGCACGTGGCCGTTCGCTTCCGTGGGCGCGCTGCTCGGGCTGTGCCTGGGCGTGGCCGGCATCAACCTGCGCCAGCGCCTGCGCCCGTCGGTGGCCAGCGCGGCTGATGCCGAAGAGCGGCTTGGCATGGCGATGCTCGGCGACATCGCCTTCAGCAACGAGCAGGCCGATCTGGAGCGCCAGATCGAAACCAAGCGCAGCCTGGGCATTGCCGCGGGCTTCACGCTGCCGACCGAGGCGCGCCTGGGCTGGCCCGAGCCGGGCACCGAGGTGATCGATGCCGTGACCGCGGCCGCGCCGGAGGACAAGCGCGCGCGCGCCGAACGCCTGCTGCGCCAGGGCCTGCACGACCAGTACCTGCTGGCGCGGCGCGCGCCGCATTCGCTGGCGGTGGAGGGATTGCGTACCTTGCGTGCGGCGCTGCACTTCGCGCTGCGCGATGCGCCCAATTGCCTGGTGGCGATCACCAGCCCGGCCAGCGGCGCGGGCAAGACCTTTACCGCGGTCAACCTCGCGGTGCTGTTTGCCGAGGCCGGCCAGCGCGTGCTGCTGATCGACGCGGACCTGCGCCGCGGGCGCGTGGCGGACTGGTTCGACCAGCCGGTAGAGCCGGGCCTGGCCGAAGTGCTGGCCGGGCGCGCCGCGATCGCCGACGCGGTCAGGCCGAGCGTGGTCAGCGGCCTGTTCCTGCTCAATCGCGGCGCGGCGCCGGCGAATCCGTCCGAGTTGCTGATGCTGCCGGCGCTGGCGGAAACGCTGCGCCTGTGCGCGGGCCGCTTCGACCTGGTGCTGGTCGATACTCCGCCGGTGCTGGCGGTGGCGGATGCCACGCTGGTGTCCAACCTGGCAGGCTCCACGCTGGTGGTGGTGCGCGCTGACGTAACCGCGGCGGGCCAGGTTGACGACGCCCTCAAGCGCCTCGCGCATGCCAACGCGCGGCTGGCGGGCGGGATCCTGAACGGGGTCATGCCACGGCGCAGCAACAGGTCGGACTTCAATACCATCAATCCCTATCTGGGCATGCCCTTGCCCAAGGCGGAAGCGAAGCGCCCGGCATTGACCAGGCAAGTCAATGGAGCGGAGAAAGCCTGA
- a CDS encoding acyl-CoA dehydrogenase family protein codes for MSPALASVELAPPRAEIADAAHWLAAARLVAAEAARHADQVDRDASFPCQAFTVLREHKLLGAMVPTDLGGGGAPLETIAAVCRVLGAACASTGMIYAMHQIQVACLVNHAGNSAWHAQLLQRLGGEQLLLASATSEEAIGGALRNSGRAVNVDNGNLHLLKMAPTISYGAHADGILVTARRHPDAAPTDQVMVSVLKPDYTLDNLSAWDTLGMRGTCSNGFRLEARGHTDQILPVPFGEIADVTMTPVSHILWSAVWTGIAADAVQRAKALFQGQARARPGTLPPSATRVAEAVAIIQMLDGRLELALSHQRQRQARQGVSAMFSLAAEMNGLKTSVSVLALEAVQIAMLVCGMAGYKHGTPFSLGRHLRDLWSAPLMINNDRILTNTANLLLADRTA; via the coding sequence GTGAGCCCCGCGCTTGCCAGCGTTGAGCTGGCACCTCCGCGCGCCGAGATTGCCGATGCCGCGCACTGGCTGGCGGCGGCCAGGCTGGTCGCCGCAGAAGCAGCACGGCATGCAGACCAGGTCGACCGGGACGCAAGCTTTCCCTGTCAGGCCTTCACGGTATTGCGCGAGCACAAACTGCTGGGTGCCATGGTGCCGACTGACCTTGGCGGTGGTGGCGCGCCGCTCGAGACGATCGCGGCGGTTTGCCGCGTGCTCGGCGCCGCCTGCGCTTCGACGGGCATGATCTACGCGATGCACCAGATCCAGGTGGCATGCCTGGTCAACCATGCCGGCAACAGTGCATGGCACGCGCAACTGTTGCAACGGCTTGGCGGCGAACAGTTGCTGCTCGCATCGGCCACCTCCGAAGAGGCTATTGGCGGTGCGTTGCGCAACAGCGGACGCGCGGTCAACGTCGACAACGGCAACCTCCATTTGCTGAAGATGGCGCCAACCATCTCCTATGGCGCCCACGCTGACGGAATTCTCGTGACGGCACGTCGACACCCCGATGCCGCGCCCACGGACCAGGTCATGGTGAGCGTTCTGAAGCCGGACTACACGCTGGACAACCTCTCCGCATGGGACACCCTGGGCATGCGGGGCACGTGCAGCAACGGCTTCCGGCTCGAAGCGCGCGGCCATACCGATCAGATCCTGCCGGTGCCGTTCGGCGAGATTGCGGACGTTACGATGACCCCCGTGTCGCATATCCTGTGGTCTGCCGTGTGGACAGGCATCGCGGCGGACGCGGTCCAGCGTGCCAAGGCACTGTTCCAGGGCCAGGCCCGTGCCCGACCCGGCACGCTGCCGCCATCGGCAACGCGCGTGGCTGAGGCCGTAGCCATCATCCAGATGCTCGATGGCCGCCTGGAGCTGGCGCTCAGCCACCAGCGCCAGCGGCAGGCAAGGCAGGGCGTGTCGGCGATGTTCAGCCTGGCGGCGGAAATGAATGGTCTCAAGACCAGCGTGTCGGTGCTGGCGCTCGAGGCAGTCCAGATCGCGATGCTGGTGTGCGGCATGGCGGGCTACAAGCATGGCACGCCGTTCAGCCTGGGACGCCACCTTCGGGATCTGTGGTCGGCGCCCCTGATGATCAACAACGATCGCATCCTGACCAACACCGCCAATCTGCTGCTGGCGGACCGGACTGCCTGA
- a CDS encoding acyl carrier protein: protein MRAAIRTILLEVARLNVPVESLDDHADLYEAGLSSLATVHVMIAIENAFGIEIPDRMLTRQLFRSIGALATAAEQLKNEQEAA from the coding sequence ATGAGAGCAGCCATACGTACCATCCTCTTGGAAGTGGCTCGTCTGAACGTGCCAGTTGAATCGTTGGACGACCACGCCGATCTGTATGAAGCAGGACTGTCGTCGCTGGCGACCGTGCACGTCATGATCGCGATCGAGAACGCTTTCGGCATCGAAATCCCCGATCGCATGCTGACCCGCCAGCTGTTTCGCAGCATCGGCGCACTGGCGACGGCAGCCGAGCAACTCAAGAATGAGCAGGAGGCGGCGTGA